Proteins from a single region of Dyadobacter fanqingshengii:
- a CDS encoding gluconate:H+ symporter, with translation MPLLLTFIAILTLIALIAWLKIDTFISFLLVSIGLGLASGLDVETVSKAIQKGVGGTLGDLVLIVGFGAMLGKMVADSGAAQRITDALIGLFGKKYIQWGMALAGFVIGIPLFYNAGFVIVIPLIFMISATARLPLLYVGVPMLSALSVAHGYLPPHPSPAAIASQLNADLGQTLLYGIIVSIPAIAVAGPLFGSTLKRFQPKPDEDLFNVTPRPTTELPGLGLSVVTALLPVFLLTSMSGVKRIYPDNKIIGLLAEPYFGMLISVLFAAYVLGIRRGMKMKNVSKSMEEAFKGVSVILLIIAGAGVFKEIMTASGVSTFIAESLKGVDISPLILSWGIAAIIRVCVGSATVAGLTTVGILSPLLVTSDVSPELLVLSIGSGSLMFSHLNDGGFWLFKEYFNLSIKDTLLTWSVMETIVSVMGLLGVLVLNLFV, from the coding sequence ATGCCCTTATTACTGACATTTATAGCCATACTCACCCTGATTGCACTCATTGCCTGGCTCAAAATTGACACTTTCATCTCATTTTTGCTTGTATCCATCGGACTCGGTCTGGCAAGTGGTCTTGATGTGGAAACGGTCAGCAAGGCTATTCAGAAGGGCGTTGGCGGCACCTTGGGAGATCTCGTTTTGATCGTAGGCTTTGGCGCGATGCTCGGGAAGATGGTGGCGGACAGCGGTGCTGCGCAAAGGATTACAGACGCGCTGATAGGACTTTTCGGGAAAAAATACATTCAATGGGGAATGGCCCTGGCGGGTTTTGTGATTGGCATACCCCTGTTTTATAATGCCGGTTTTGTAATCGTCATTCCTTTGATATTTATGATCAGCGCCACGGCGCGACTTCCATTGTTATATGTAGGTGTTCCCATGCTCTCGGCCTTGTCGGTGGCGCATGGTTACCTCCCGCCCCACCCCTCGCCTGCTGCCATCGCCAGCCAGCTTAATGCGGATCTTGGACAAACATTACTGTATGGGATCATTGTTTCCATTCCCGCCATTGCCGTAGCCGGACCGCTTTTCGGCAGCACGCTGAAACGCTTCCAGCCCAAACCCGACGAAGATCTTTTTAATGTGACGCCCCGCCCCACTACCGAATTACCGGGATTGGGACTCAGCGTTGTAACCGCTTTGCTACCTGTATTTTTATTAACAAGCATGTCGGGTGTGAAGCGCATCTACCCTGATAATAAGATCATTGGCCTGCTGGCAGAGCCTTATTTCGGCATGCTGATCTCTGTATTATTCGCGGCCTATGTTCTGGGAATCCGGCGTGGGATGAAAATGAAAAATGTCAGCAAGTCCATGGAGGAAGCATTCAAAGGTGTTTCGGTAATCCTGCTGATCATTGCCGGAGCCGGGGTATTCAAAGAGATCATGACGGCCAGCGGCGTAAGCACATTCATTGCCGAAAGTTTGAAAGGCGTCGACATTTCGCCGTTGATATTGAGCTGGGGGATTGCTGCTATTATTCGCGTTTGCGTGGGCTCTGCAACCGTCGCCGGACTTACTACTGTGGGCATACTTTCACCGCTTCTGGTGACCTCCGATGTGTCTCCCGAACTGCTCGTATTGTCCATTGGTTCAGGCAGTTTAATGTTCTCGCATTTGAACGATGGCGGCTTTTGGCTATTCAAAGAATACTTTAACCTGAGCATTAAAGACACATTGCTCACCTGGTCTGTTATGGAAACAATTGTGTCTGTAATGGGATTGCTGGGCGTTTTAGTGCTAAATTTGTTCGTCTAG
- a CDS encoding Crp/Fnr family transcriptional regulator: MQDELRLLRKLIESVRPLSDEDWYAFSGIWKPYSAGRKEVVTPAGQTENHLYFVTKGIQRVYYLDDQSREATLAFMYPPSFGGVVDSLLLGQPSRYYFETLTPSEFLRAPRQDLEALMARRPEIADMVRLGVTQTLSGILERLVEVQCFSSEEKFRNLLRRSPHILQLVPHKYLANYLGIDATNFSKLVNKIRI; encoded by the coding sequence ATGCAAGACGAGCTGCGGCTTTTGCGAAAACTCATAGAATCGGTCAGGCCGCTGAGTGATGAAGACTGGTACGCGTTTTCGGGCATTTGGAAACCGTATTCGGCGGGGCGTAAGGAAGTGGTTACACCTGCCGGGCAAACGGAGAACCATTTGTATTTTGTAACAAAGGGCATTCAGCGCGTTTATTATCTGGATGATCAAAGCCGTGAGGCGACGCTTGCTTTTATGTATCCACCATCTTTCGGCGGCGTGGTGGATTCGCTGCTTTTGGGACAGCCTTCGCGGTATTATTTTGAGACGCTCACACCGTCGGAATTTCTGCGCGCACCCAGGCAGGATCTGGAAGCATTAATGGCCAGGCGCCCGGAAATAGCCGATATGGTCCGACTTGGCGTTACCCAGACGCTTTCAGGCATATTGGAAAGGTTGGTCGAGGTGCAATGCTTCTCTTCAGAAGAAAAATTCCGCAACCTGCTTCGTCGCAGCCCGCATATATTGCAGCTAGTTCCGCACAAGTATCTGGCGAATTATCTCGGCATCGACGCGACCAATTTCAGCAAGCTGGTAAATAAGATCAGAATTTGA
- a CDS encoding D-TA family PLP-dependent enzyme has translation MWFQLTNPERVISPSLLFYKERIENNIRGMVSIAGDADRLIPHVKTHKSGEIVKLQLAQGINKFKCATIAEAEMLADAGAKWILLAYQMVGPNIERLQALRNKFADVTFASLVDNEKSADDLNESGTANDVIFNVFIDVNNGMNRSGHVTDGTLLSLYRYVSGLPNVAFSGVHVYDGHLRDPEFTDRKVAVDEAFDKVLPLFDLIKNHTGTSPMIIAGGSPSFTVHAMRPDVFLSPGTNVLWDWGYGDRFDGQPFQHAALVLTRVVSKPTAGIVTIDLGHKAIAPESPIESRFKLLNLPSYTLIGQSEEHGVLQVTQDVWDATQIGDVFYALPFHVCPTVALHDFASIIEHGEVTEEWKIVARNRRITI, from the coding sequence ATGTGGTTCCAACTAACCAACCCCGAGCGCGTCATTTCCCCTTCACTCCTCTTTTACAAGGAGCGCATTGAAAATAATATCCGCGGAATGGTCAGCATTGCCGGTGATGCCGACAGGCTTATTCCGCATGTGAAAACCCATAAATCCGGTGAGATTGTAAAATTGCAGCTAGCACAGGGAATTAATAAATTTAAATGTGCTACGATCGCAGAAGCCGAAATGCTGGCTGATGCAGGAGCCAAATGGATTTTGCTGGCTTACCAGATGGTTGGCCCAAACATTGAGCGGTTGCAGGCATTGCGCAACAAATTCGCAGATGTGACATTCGCTTCGCTGGTTGACAATGAAAAATCAGCAGATGACCTGAATGAATCGGGCACTGCTAATGATGTTATTTTCAACGTTTTTATTGATGTCAACAATGGTATGAACCGCTCCGGTCACGTTACGGATGGCACATTGCTTTCGCTATATCGTTATGTTTCGGGACTTCCCAACGTTGCGTTCAGCGGCGTCCACGTTTACGACGGACATTTACGTGATCCTGAATTCACCGACAGAAAAGTGGCTGTGGATGAAGCATTTGACAAAGTCCTGCCGCTTTTCGATCTGATCAAAAACCACACAGGAACCAGCCCGATGATCATCGCCGGCGGTTCTCCTTCTTTCACCGTGCACGCCATGCGACCCGACGTGTTTTTAAGTCCCGGCACAAATGTGCTTTGGGACTGGGGCTATGGCGACCGGTTTGACGGCCAACCATTCCAGCATGCAGCATTGGTGCTCACACGCGTTGTTTCCAAACCAACAGCCGGCATTGTCACGATCGATCTTGGCCACAAGGCCATTGCGCCTGAAAGCCCGATCGAAAGTCGTTTCAAATTGCTGAATCTGCCCAGCTACACTTTAATCGGGCAAAGCGAGGAACATGGTGTTTTGCAGGTTACGCAGGATGTGTGGGACGCCACGCAGATTGGAGATGTGTTTTATGCATTGCCTTTTCACGTTTGCCCTACCGTCGCGCTGCATGATTTTGCTTCCATTATCGAACACGGCGAAGTCACCGAAGAGTGGAAAATTGTAGCCCGAAACAGACGCATTACTATTTAA
- a CDS encoding DinB family protein, translating into MKPVNKTELLRTLEDRVEGHISETIALFQNRSDKFLNMPSATGGWSIAQCLDHLNSYGDFYLPHIEKQILNSEDANVAEFTSTWFGAYFTKMMDPETGKKKYKAMKGHIPASDLNAANVVGEFLRQQELVMSYLSQARKKDLNKLKIPISISKLIKLRLGDVFQFLIAHNERHMQQAKRNLIREKAV; encoded by the coding sequence ATGAAACCTGTAAACAAAACTGAACTCCTCAGGACACTGGAAGATAGGGTAGAAGGGCACATTTCTGAAACCATTGCCCTATTTCAAAACAGAAGCGACAAGTTTCTTAATATGCCATCTGCAACCGGTGGGTGGAGCATTGCACAATGTCTCGACCACCTGAATAGTTACGGCGACTTTTATTTACCTCACATTGAAAAGCAAATCTTGAATTCAGAAGACGCAAACGTTGCAGAATTCACGAGCACCTGGTTTGGCGCTTATTTTACAAAAATGATGGACCCGGAAACGGGGAAAAAGAAGTACAAAGCTATGAAAGGCCACATTCCGGCTTCGGATCTGAACGCTGCGAATGTAGTAGGGGAGTTTCTTCGGCAACAGGAGCTCGTAATGAGCTATTTGAGCCAAGCACGCAAGAAGGATTTGAACAAACTTAAAATCCCGATATCCATCTCCAAGCTGATAAAGCTTCGGCTTGGAGATGTTTTTCAGTTTTTGATCGCTCACAATGAGCGGCATATGCAGCAAGCGAAACGGAATTTGATCCGCGAAAAAGCGGTCTAA
- a CDS encoding dipeptidase produces MFLFDAHLDLSMNAVEWNRDLTQDLNAIRQREANLTDKPDRGKGVVSFPEMRKGNIGMCVATQIARFVKLDSKIPGWHSQAQAWAQTQAQIAWYKAMEEAGEMVQIVDLPGLHKHLELWENAASTENLPIGYILSLEGADSFISLKNLEIAYQYGLRAIGPAHYGPGIYAYGTDSDQSLSQKGKDLLREMEKLNMILDATHLCDTAFWEALDIFKGPVWASHNLVRKITPHNRQFSDEMIRELLERKAVIGMAFDAWMMVPGWVRGKSTPESMGLKIEHVAEHIDHICQLAGNALHVGIGSDLDGAYGKEQSPMDLDSIADLQTITGILSARGYSTTDIEQIMWRNWVDFLDRSWK; encoded by the coding sequence ATGTTTCTTTTTGACGCCCATCTCGACCTTTCCATGAACGCCGTGGAATGGAACCGGGATCTTACCCAGGACCTGAATGCCATCAGACAACGTGAAGCAAACCTGACCGACAAGCCCGATCGCGGCAAAGGTGTGGTGAGTTTTCCGGAAATGCGAAAAGGGAACATTGGCATGTGTGTAGCCACTCAGATTGCCCGTTTCGTCAAACTAGACAGCAAAATTCCGGGTTGGCATTCGCAGGCGCAGGCATGGGCGCAGACCCAGGCGCAAATTGCGTGGTACAAAGCCATGGAAGAAGCCGGCGAAATGGTGCAGATAGTTGACCTGCCCGGTTTACACAAACATTTGGAGCTCTGGGAAAACGCCGCATCCACTGAAAATCTGCCGATTGGATACATTCTGAGCCTGGAAGGAGCCGATTCTTTTATTAGTCTTAAAAACCTTGAAATAGCTTATCAATACGGCTTGCGCGCGATCGGTCCGGCACATTATGGCCCCGGGATTTATGCCTATGGCACGGATTCAGATCAGTCATTGTCGCAAAAAGGCAAAGACCTGCTGCGTGAAATGGAAAAGCTGAATATGATCCTGGACGCAACGCATTTGTGCGACACGGCGTTTTGGGAAGCACTGGACATTTTCAAAGGGCCGGTTTGGGCAAGTCATAATCTGGTCCGGAAGATCACGCCGCATAACCGGCAGTTTTCAGATGAAATGATCCGGGAATTACTGGAACGAAAGGCTGTTATCGGTATGGCATTTGATGCGTGGATGATGGTTCCAGGCTGGGTTCGCGGCAAGTCTACGCCCGAAAGCATGGGATTAAAAATCGAACACGTCGCGGAACATATTGACCACATCTGCCAGTTGGCCGGAAATGCACTGCATGTCGGGATCGGTTCTGATCTGGATGGCGCTTATGGAAAAGAACAGTCGCCGATGGATCTCGACTCTATTGCCGACCTCCAAACGATTACCGGCATCTTGTCTGCACGAGGTTACTCTACAACGGATATTGAACAAATTATGTGGCGTAACTGGGTTGATTTTCTGGACCGTAGCTGGAAATAA
- a CDS encoding bifunctional alpha,alpha-trehalose-phosphate synthase (UDP-forming)/trehalose-phosphatase, with translation MENLKQQKNAGRLVIVAYRLPFKIVRENDQAQLFQNSGGLVSAVLSLVKNKNGPVFSSDDKIQWIGFSENTREELEGQSLTNEDFQAHPVFIPEDVNEKYYEGFCNNLIWPLCHYFPSLARFDDEYFEAYQIANRLFFDKIDEIIQPGDVIWVQDYQLMLLPEMIRQKYPDNKIGFFFHIPFPSFELFRLLPVKWRKAIVDGILGADVVGFHTNDYVEYFLKAARLVSGYGNKLHYINMSNRIVKVDSFPISVDFDKFNDAYDDPMVADARNDARHSLNQKIIFSVDRLDYSKGIIHRLRGFQRFLERYPEWHEKVSFVMVVVPSRDTIEQYQQMKSEIDQTVGRINADYGNIYWQPIIYQYRSMPYHELVGMYTVSDVALITPVRDGMNLVCKEYVASRKDRKGVLILSEMAGAAAELGEALIINPLDIQDIADAIKNAFEMPEEEQTKRMDAMRERIKDYDVFAWTEDFFTQMTMLEQEHERLRQVFLTNKGIDAIRHAYANATNRILFFDYDGTLAPIVPDPAKAIVSEDVKKLILEIAKRDTVIIISGRDRHFLDNLFRDLPVHIIAEHGALTRTKGSDVWVLNESYEENWKESIRPIMDIYAKRCPGAFVEEKETSLAWHYRTADEKEYAQRRAQELLWQLKNYIQPELNLQVIDGSKVVEVKKTAFNKGTASRAFVENGDYDFVLAIGDDTTDEDMFEALPDTAYTIKIGDDLSAARNHIRSQEEVFHFLNFMVSSIGE, from the coding sequence ATGGAAAATTTAAAACAACAAAAAAACGCCGGAAGATTAGTAATTGTAGCCTATCGATTGCCATTCAAAATCGTTCGTGAAAACGATCAGGCACAATTATTCCAAAATTCAGGAGGCCTCGTTTCGGCTGTACTGTCATTGGTGAAGAATAAAAACGGCCCGGTTTTTAGTTCAGATGACAAGATCCAGTGGATCGGGTTTTCGGAAAATACGCGTGAAGAGCTGGAAGGACAATCACTTACCAATGAAGACTTTCAGGCACATCCCGTTTTTATTCCCGAGGATGTCAATGAAAAATATTATGAAGGCTTCTGCAATAACCTGATCTGGCCTTTATGCCACTATTTCCCGTCGCTCGCACGGTTTGATGACGAATATTTTGAAGCCTATCAGATCGCTAACAGACTGTTTTTTGATAAAATAGATGAGATCATTCAGCCCGGCGACGTGATCTGGGTGCAGGATTACCAATTAATGCTGCTACCCGAGATGATCCGTCAGAAATATCCGGACAACAAGATCGGCTTCTTCTTTCATATCCCCTTTCCGTCTTTTGAATTGTTTCGCCTGTTGCCAGTTAAATGGCGCAAAGCCATTGTGGATGGGATTTTAGGCGCAGATGTTGTTGGCTTCCATACCAATGATTACGTTGAATACTTTTTGAAAGCCGCGCGGCTTGTTTCCGGGTATGGCAACAAGCTGCATTACATTAATATGAGCAACCGGATCGTAAAAGTGGATTCTTTTCCGATCAGCGTGGACTTTGACAAATTTAATGATGCCTATGACGATCCAATGGTGGCCGATGCACGCAACGATGCGAGGCATTCACTGAACCAAAAGATCATTTTTTCAGTCGACCGGCTGGATTATTCCAAAGGGATCATTCACCGGTTGCGCGGCTTTCAGCGTTTCCTGGAAAGATATCCGGAGTGGCATGAAAAGGTTTCGTTTGTAATGGTTGTGGTTCCTTCACGGGACACCATTGAACAATATCAGCAAATGAAGTCCGAGATCGATCAGACCGTTGGCCGGATCAATGCTGATTATGGCAATATTTACTGGCAACCCATCATATATCAGTATCGCTCAATGCCTTATCACGAATTGGTGGGAATGTATACCGTGAGCGACGTTGCATTGATTACGCCTGTGCGGGATGGGATGAACCTGGTTTGCAAGGAATATGTCGCCAGCCGGAAGGACCGTAAAGGTGTTTTGATATTGAGTGAGATGGCCGGTGCGGCTGCCGAATTAGGTGAAGCGCTGATTATCAACCCCTTGGACATTCAGGACATTGCCGATGCAATCAAGAATGCTTTCGAGATGCCGGAGGAAGAGCAGACAAAACGAATGGATGCCATGCGGGAACGGATCAAAGATTATGACGTTTTCGCCTGGACCGAAGATTTTTTTACACAGATGACCATGCTTGAACAAGAACATGAACGCCTGAGACAGGTGTTTCTTACCAATAAAGGCATCGACGCAATCCGTCATGCGTATGCAAACGCAACTAACCGCATTCTGTTTTTTGACTATGATGGAACGCTGGCGCCCATTGTCCCGGATCCCGCTAAGGCAATTGTTTCCGAAGATGTCAAGAAACTGATTCTTGAAATCGCCAAAAGAGACACCGTCATCATCATTAGCGGACGCGACCGTCACTTTTTGGATAACCTGTTCCGGGACCTCCCTGTTCACATCATTGCCGAACATGGGGCGCTTACCCGCACGAAGGGAAGTGATGTGTGGGTCCTGAATGAGAGTTATGAAGAAAACTGGAAAGAGAGCATTCGTCCGATTATGGATATTTATGCCAAAAGATGCCCTGGGGCTTTTGTAGAAGAAAAAGAAACTTCCCTTGCGTGGCATTACCGGACCGCAGATGAAAAAGAATACGCGCAGAGACGTGCACAGGAGTTACTATGGCAGCTGAAAAACTACATTCAACCCGAGTTAAACTTGCAGGTTATCGATGGTAGCAAAGTTGTCGAAGTTAAAAAGACTGCATTTAACAAGGGAACAGCGTCCCGGGCATTTGTTGAAAACGGAGACTATGATTTCGTGCTGGCCATCGGCGACGACACAACAGACGAAGACATGTTCGAAGCTTTGCCCGATACTGCTTACACGATCAAGATCGGGGACGACCTTTCTGCCGCGAGAAACCACATCAGAAGTCAGGAAGAAGTTTTTCATTTCCTTAACTTTATGGTTTCATCGATTGGGGAATAA
- a CDS encoding RidA family protein, which produces MDNTPESNFAALGLNLPPAPKPLGVYKPLLIVDKRWVYVSGHGTVQDDGTLIKGRIGKDMDADAGKLAARQVGLTILSTLKANLGSLNRIKRVIKVLGMVNCTPDFEKHPFIINGCSELFAKIWGEENGIGVRSAVGMGSLPDNIPVEIEVMFELEEK; this is translated from the coding sequence ATGGACAATACGCCTGAATCAAACTTCGCCGCCCTTGGTCTTAATCTTCCTCCAGCTCCTAAACCGCTTGGCGTTTACAAGCCGCTTTTGATCGTGGATAAACGCTGGGTTTACGTTTCAGGTCACGGCACTGTGCAGGATGACGGAACATTGATAAAAGGAAGAATTGGCAAAGATATGGATGCCGATGCAGGCAAACTAGCTGCCCGTCAGGTGGGATTAACGATCCTTTCTACGTTGAAAGCAAATTTGGGAAGCCTCAATCGGATCAAAAGAGTAATTAAAGTGCTGGGCATGGTAAACTGCACGCCCGATTTTGAAAAACATCCTTTCATCATCAACGGATGCAGCGAGCTTTTCGCGAAAATCTGGGGCGAAGAAAACGGGATTGGTGTAAGAAGCGCCGTAGGAATGGGAAGCCTCCCCGATAACATTCCGGTTGAGATTGAAGTGATGTTTGAGCTTGAAGAAAAGTAA